TTGTAATTATCTCCCGCCAAGGCTTTCTGGTCTACAAACCTTTTCGTGGGACTAGTCTCTAATAGACTTAAAATAGATGGACTTAAACAGTTTGCTATAGAATCGACTTCAAATTTAGCTCTGGAGCTTTTTATTAGCTGGCCTTCTAAGTCATAAATATTGAGGCGTTGGTTCTGAACATTGGCAATCTCGTAAATTTCCTCATTAAAAATTAATCCTAAATTTTTGGTTGTGACCGGGTATGTAGTTTTCTTTAAAACGTACTCTACGCTTTGCTTCACTTGCTCCTCTTTACGTTCCAAACGATCCGAATGATAATCCTCTGATTGCTCTTTATACTGATACACAGTAACGCCAGCAATCAAGATAGAAGCTATGACCACGAGTAGAATCATAGATAAGAAGATGCGTGACCTTAACGAAAGTTTTGTGAACAAAAGACTTGATTTTACATCAAAGGTAGCAAATATCACGCCATTTTAAATATGTTCATAGGCTTCTCAAAACTGACTAAATTCCAGTATTCTACAAAGCTAATTTTACTACAGACAAGAGTTATGCTTCAGGGTTTTTAGACCTTATACTTTTATATATTCTGATGCCAAGCATTAAGAGGACTCCTAGAACAATAATTCCGACAACACCAAAAATCCAATTGAACGCATTTTTAAGAATCACCAGAAACACTACAGCGAATAAAATAAGTGTAGCTCCCTCATTAAAAATACGCATGAATTTTGAACTGTACTTTACCTCATTGCGTTGGAGTTGCTTAAATATCTGATGTGTCTTAAAGTGATACAATATCAATAGTAAAACAAAAACAAGTTTTACGTGCATCCAAGGTTGTTCCAACCAGGCAGGAACCAAAACCAACAACCAAACGGCAAAAAAAACAGCCAATATAGCCGATGGCCAAGTTATAATAAACCACAACCGTTTGGCCATGAGCTGTAATTGCTTGGTAAGAATTTCCTTTTCAGGAGAAGCTTTATGGGAGGCCTCAATATGATAGATAAATAGGCGTGGTATATAGAACAAGCCTGCGAACCATGTAATCACAAAAATAAGATGTAATGCTTTTATGTATTCGTACAACGGACCAAGCTTTAGAATTGCCGTTCAAAGTTAGGAAAAACTACAAACTCCTTTCATATAACCCAAAAACGAATTTTTCCGAACGATCCTTTGCTTCATTAAACCCTTATATATTTAGAAGAATGCTTAATTTAGAGCAACCCATATTTTAAACTATCATCTCTTGAAAATTATTAAAAACGAAATGACACCGGAAGATTTCCAGACACTTAGCAACGCAAAGCAAAAAATGGAGCAAATAGGATGGGCCATGCAAGGCCTTAATAAAATGGGGAATGTTATAGAGAGTAGGATACAATTGCTTCCCCAAAAACAACGTGATTGGATTCAGCAGATTACGTACAAAGTTCTACATACAGTGGTAAAAACCAATTTGATCTCAATGAGCAAAAAATCAAAAACCACACCTATGAACAATTTGTACAAGGCATTGGTCACTTCATCAGGGGCTATTGGGGGAGCTTTAGGAGCGAGTGCTTTCGCGGTTGACCTAACATTGGCTACCAAACTCATGATGCGCTCCATTATGGATATTGCCCGTAGTGAGGGAGAGGACCTAGATTCGCTAGATTCACAATTGGCCTGTTTACAAGTATTCGCTTTAGGGGGTAAGAGCAAACACGATGACAATCTTGATACGGGATATTATGCCACAAAATTAGCCATGAGTTCCGCGGTGAAAGGCGCTACCGGAATTGCTGGGAAAACCGTAACTACCCTACTCAATACAACAGGAAATCCTCTTTTGCAACTCATAGCCCAAGTGGCATCTCGCTTTAGCGTTCAAGTTTCGGAGAAATTTGTGGCCCAAGCTATACCCATAGTAGGCGCTGCTGGTGGGGCTACTATTAATTTGGCGTTCATTGACCATTTTCAAAATATGGCCCACGCGCATTTTAGCATCAGGCGATTGGAACGCAAATATGGAGAAGAGCAGATTAGGTTGAAATACGAAGAGTTGACTGTTACCAAAGTTTAACGCTTTACTCTCTTTTCAGTGTAATTTCATTACATTTAACCATAACTCAATTATAAAACTATGAAAACTCAACTCAACTTCCTCCTAAGGAAGAACACGCATATGGCAGCTTTTTTGCTGTTTTTGTGCGCAACGATTACCGTGCAAGCACAAGAATTCTTGTATGGCGATGCCCTACCGGACGCTCCCGAACTTTCCAATAGAGGCGAACATACCGTTGGCGTACGTACGCTTAACATTACACATAAGAATCAGGTTGATATTTTAAACTCAAAAGGAGGTGCAGACCCAATGTATGATAGGCCTCTTACCATAGAGGTTTGGTATCCTTCAGAAGCACCAACGGACAAAGGCGCTACCGTAACTTATGAAGAGGTAATGGGCACCAGAGGTGATACTTTACGTCCATTGGTGCCTTTTTCTTTTAAAGGAAGAGCTTACCGGGATGCCTCGCCCAAAGCAACTACTGGCGGATATCCATTAATTGTGGTATCTCACGGATATGTGGGCTCAAGGTACTTAATGACCTATTTAACCGAAAACTTGGCGTCAAAAGGATACGTAGTAGTTTCCATAGACCATACGGATTCAACTTTTAAGGATGCCAATGCATTTCAAAGCACCTTGTTGAACCGTGCTAAGGACATTAAATTCGTAATTAATACGATAGTCGAAAAAGGAAATTCAGCATCAAAAGACCAACTTTCAGGAATGATAGATGTTGAAAATATTGGTATTGTTGGATATTCCATGGGTGGCTACGGTGTTTTAAATGTTGGAGGAGCTGGCTATAGCGATGGACTTACAGCTTTCTTTGGACAAATGACCGGAGGTAGCTCGGCAATTTCTGCTCTCGCTGCTAGCAATGCAGAATATCAAAAACAAATAGATCCAAGAATTAAGGCTGTAGTTGCTTTTGCTCCTTGGGGTATGGAACGAGGTGTTTGGGATGCCAACGGATTGGCAGGTCTAAAAAAACCAACACTTTTTATAGCGGGCGACCAAGATGATATTTCTGGTTACGAAAAAGGTATTAAAGCAATTTATGAGGGCGCTGTTAATGCAGACCGATATTTGCTTACCTATAAAAATGCGAGACATAACGTAGCTCCGAACCCTCCACCAGCGGAAGCTCTTCAACCCGGTTTACATATTGATGAATATTACAGATATGCCGAACCTTCTTGGGACCAAAGAAAAATCAACAACATTAACCAGCACTTTCTAACCGCTTTTTTAGGAACACATCTTAAAGGAGAAAACAACGATGCGTATTTAAATATTCCCAAAGAATCTAACGAGCAAGACTGGCACGGTTTCAAACCTAGGTCTTCAACAGGTATGGAACTTAGACATGCTAAAGCTGCGGGAGTGAATATGAAACAATAAAGAACTTACCTAGGTCCGGAGGAGGCTGACTTAAGCCTCTTCTGGGACTAAGGTATTCTTAATTTCGTTCCTCAAATAGAAACCCGTTACAATTGTAGCCAACACATCTGCTACGGGAAAGGAAAGCCAAACACCCAGTTCCCCCATATAGTTGGGTAAAATCAAAATAAGTGGTATAAAGAAGAAACCCTGTCTAGACAAGGTAAGTAACAACGCCGGTACAGCTTTCCCTATTGCTTGAAAATAAGCGGCACCTATTAACTGTAACGCAATAATTGGCGTTGCAGCAAATACCAACCGCATAGCTAGAGGTATGTGTTCTAAAACATACGCATTGGCCGCCAAATCATGTGCCGATTGCCCTGCTCTATCACTCAAAAACAGAGAAGCTATTTCTTGCGGAAAGCTCATAAGCCCAATAAATACAACGGCTGCCAATAGTGATGCATATTTAATAGCTGTATTAATAGATTCTCGTACCCTTTGGTATTTTTTTGCTCCGTAATTAAATCCCGCTATAGGCAAGAATCCTTGGGTAACGCCAAATACAGGAAACAGCGCAAACATTAACATACGACCAATAATGGCATAAACCGCAACCATAGCCTCACCACCAAGGCCAAAAAGTATATTATTCATTAGCAAATAGACCACACTCGTGGTAGCTTGTCTGGATAAGGTTACAAAACCTAAAGACCCAATTTCTTTTATAATCGGCAAATCAAGCCGAAAACATGCCGGACTAAGCTTGAGTTCGGATTTTTTAGATAGAAAAAAGTAGAAGACATATGCTGCACACAATACGTAGCCAACGGTAGTAGCCCAGGCCGCCCCTTCCATACCCCAATCAAAAATATAAATGAATATATAGTCCATAAGAAGGTTTCCTACGGAAGGTATAATCATGGCAATCATGGCAAATTTAGGCTTCCCTTCTGCACGGATGACCGTATTTCCCATCATACAAAGCGCCAAAAAAGGCACTCCATAAAGCACAATAGTATAGTAAATCTTGGCAGGCTCAAAGATGGTTCCTTTACCACCAAAAGCAGGTATGAGGACATCAATATAATAGAGTCCCAATGCCACCATTACCGTGGTAATCAACAGCGTTAACGTAATTTGATTACCAAAGGTCTTTATGGCCTTTGCGTGGTTATCCGCCCCAAGAGCCCTAGAAATAATACTTGCTCCTCCAATACCTATGGCCATCCCTAAAGCCCCAATAAAAAAGGATACAGGAAGAACTACATTGATAGCGGCTATGGCAATAGAGCCAATCCAATTACCAACAAAAATAGAGTCTACCAGTATATTAAGAGACATCACCAAAATACCAATAGAAGCTGGCAAGGCCTGTTTTACCAAAAGCTTACCAATTGGTTCCGACCCTAACTGTTCCGATGATACTTTAGCCATTCTTTATTCCTGTTAAGCCCTATTTTACAGATTTACGCAGGCAAAGCGCCTGTAGTTTGCCAGTCCTTAATCCAATTAGCCATAACTTTTACCCACGTATCACTTTCGTTCAAACAGGGAATGTGTTTGTATTCCTTTCCTCCGGCTTCTTGAAATTGATGTTGTCCTTCCATGGCAATCTCCTCTAGTGTTTCCAAACAATCGGCAACAAAAGCAGGTGTAATAACAGCGAGATTCTTTATACCTTCTTTAGGGAAACGTTCAAATTCAAAATCGGTATACGGTTTTAACCATGGGTCGTTAGGAAGACGCGATTGAAAAGAATTACTCACTTTGTCCGCGGGAAGGTTCAAATATGCCTTTACGGATTCCGTCGTATCAAAACACTGGTGACGGTAGCAAGTATTATGCGCCACGGAGTTGGTCTGACAGCATTTACCATCTATTTTACAATGAAAACGGGTAGGATCAGATTTGCGAATATGTCTTTCCGGAATACCATGGTACGAAAATAAGATGTGATCATAATCAAACCCTTCAAGGCTTTCTGCAATTCGTTCTGAAAGTACACGAACATACTCTGGGTTTTTATAAAAAGGAGGCAGGGTAGTCAATTTCATATTCGGAAAAAATGCTTCCTGCTCTTCCATCACTTTAACAACAACCGTTTCATAGGATGACATGGCATAATGCGGGTATAACGGCACTAACAACACCTCATCTACACCCTTATCATATAATTCCTTCAAAGCATTTTTTATGGTCATGCTACCATAGCGCATTCCCAAAGCTATAGGCATATCTGAATGCTCTTTCAACTTGTTTGAAAACCGTTCTGAAATAACAATTAACGGAGAACCCTCTTCCCACCAAATTTTAGCGTAAGCTTCAGCGGACTTTTTAGGGCGAGTTTGTAAAATAATCCCTCGGACCAATATATTACGTAACCAATTGGGCACATCAATCACGCGTTCATCCATTAAAAATTCATCTAAATAAGGCTTAACATCCTTAGCTGTGGGACTGTCTGGGGAACCCAAGTTAACCAATAAAACTCCTTTCATAGCTTAGCAATACTTTTTTAATTATAAGACAGTTTATTTCACCATAAAGAACTTTCGGCTTTGAGGGAATACAGCTATCTTTAAGTGCCCATTTACTTGAGCAAACGTATAATTTTCACAAAAATACGCCTTGAAACGTATCTAGAGTGCATGTTATTAAAATACTTTTTGATGCTACTATAGATTACATCAATTTTAGATGTGATTCAGACCTGTTGAATTATAATAACAAGCTATTCTTGCCTTTGAACAATTTGCTATGCTAAACGATTTTTTCAACGAAAACTACAAAGCCCTTGTTTTTCTTTTAGGGTCGTTCACCATTTTGCTAGTTGCCTATTTTATGTTATTAAAAGTGCTTCGCAAACTGGGAAAAAACCCCAAATATATAATCGCCCCTTCTTCTGTAAAGAAAGTTAGCACTCCTATTTTTCTAATTCTACTTTCCATAGTAATACGAATGGGCTCTTTAAGGCAATTACTAGATCTAACACACCTTGAATACTACTTTAGAAAAACCAGCACTTTGCTTTTCATTTTTGCTTTTACCTGGTTATTGATAAAAATTATAAAAATCATCAAAGAGCATGTCACGCATTCCTATGACATGAACACTTCAAATAATTTACGGGCACGAAAGGTGGCCACACAATTCAACATACTAGAGCGGATTATAATTTTTATTATCATCATTCTTGCTTGTGGCATTGCATTAATGAGCTTTGACAGTATTCGTGAAATTGGAATAAGTGTTTTTGCCTCAGCAGGAGTTGCTGGTATTATTATTGGTTTTTCTGCTCAAAAAATGATTGGTACTATTCTAGCTGGAATTCAAATTGCCATAGCCCAGCCTATCAAACTAGATGATGTTGTTGTAGTTGAAGGAGAATGGGGCCGCATTGAAGAAATTACACTTACCTATGTGGTGGTTAAAATTTGGGACAAAAGACGGTTAATATTGCCTACGACCTATTTTATTGATAAACCGTTTCAAAACTGGACAAAATCTTCTGCAGATATTTTAGGCACTGTTTTTCTTTATACCGATTACTCTGTTCCATTTGATGCTTTGCGAAAAGAACTTACCCAAATTCTAAAACAAACAGATCTTTGGGACGGCGAAGTAAACAATATTCAGGTAACAGATTCCAAAGTCAATCATATTGAGATACGAGCGCTAATGAGTGCTAAAGACTCATCTACGGCATGGGACCTTCGCGTACATGTTCGGGAAAAATTAATAACGTTTTTACAACAAAATTACCCCCAAAGCCTACCGCGCACAAGACTGCGTTTGGAAAATATCGAGGCCTCAGAAAATACAACCTTAGAATAGCCGTTATACCTTAAAACCAATATTTATTTTAACGGTTTGTAGGGATATATTGCACAAATCACTTTTCTACTTTTGTGAAAAGCGTTCATCTTTAAATGCATGCTAACGTGTTGTCTACT
This genomic interval from Zobellia roscoffensis contains the following:
- a CDS encoding mechanosensitive ion channel family protein; this translates as MLNDFFNENYKALVFLLGSFTILLVAYFMLLKVLRKLGKNPKYIIAPSSVKKVSTPIFLILLSIVIRMGSLRQLLDLTHLEYYFRKTSTLLFIFAFTWLLIKIIKIIKEHVTHSYDMNTSNNLRARKVATQFNILERIIIFIIIILACGIALMSFDSIREIGISVFASAGVAGIIIGFSAQKMIGTILAGIQIAIAQPIKLDDVVVVEGEWGRIEEITLTYVVVKIWDKRRLILPTTYFIDKPFQNWTKSSADILGTVFLYTDYSVPFDALRKELTQILKQTDLWDGEVNNIQVTDSKVNHIEIRALMSAKDSSTAWDLRVHVREKLITFLQQNYPQSLPRTRLRLENIEASENTTLE
- a CDS encoding alpha/beta hydrolase family protein; translation: MKTQLNFLLRKNTHMAAFLLFLCATITVQAQEFLYGDALPDAPELSNRGEHTVGVRTLNITHKNQVDILNSKGGADPMYDRPLTIEVWYPSEAPTDKGATVTYEEVMGTRGDTLRPLVPFSFKGRAYRDASPKATTGGYPLIVVSHGYVGSRYLMTYLTENLASKGYVVVSIDHTDSTFKDANAFQSTLLNRAKDIKFVINTIVEKGNSASKDQLSGMIDVENIGIVGYSMGGYGVLNVGGAGYSDGLTAFFGQMTGGSSAISALAASNAEYQKQIDPRIKAVVAFAPWGMERGVWDANGLAGLKKPTLFIAGDQDDISGYEKGIKAIYEGAVNADRYLLTYKNARHNVAPNPPPAEALQPGLHIDEYYRYAEPSWDQRKINNINQHFLTAFLGTHLKGENNDAYLNIPKESNEQDWHGFKPRSSTGMELRHAKAAGVNMKQ
- a CDS encoding EcsC family protein; the protein is MKIIKNEMTPEDFQTLSNAKQKMEQIGWAMQGLNKMGNVIESRIQLLPQKQRDWIQQITYKVLHTVVKTNLISMSKKSKTTPMNNLYKALVTSSGAIGGALGASAFAVDLTLATKLMMRSIMDIARSEGEDLDSLDSQLACLQVFALGGKSKHDDNLDTGYYATKLAMSSAVKGATGIAGKTVTTLLNTTGNPLLQLIAQVASRFSVQVSEKFVAQAIPIVGAAGGATINLAFIDHFQNMAHAHFSIRRLERKYGEEQIRLKYEELTVTKV
- a CDS encoding CopD family protein; the encoded protein is MYEYIKALHLIFVITWFAGLFYIPRLFIYHIEASHKASPEKEILTKQLQLMAKRLWFIITWPSAILAVFFAVWLLVLVPAWLEQPWMHVKLVFVLLLILYHFKTHQIFKQLQRNEVKYSSKFMRIFNEGATLILFAVVFLVILKNAFNWIFGVVGIIVLGVLLMLGIRIYKSIRSKNPEA
- the hemH gene encoding ferrochelatase; the protein is MKGVLLVNLGSPDSPTAKDVKPYLDEFLMDERVIDVPNWLRNILVRGIILQTRPKKSAEAYAKIWWEEGSPLIVISERFSNKLKEHSDMPIALGMRYGSMTIKNALKELYDKGVDEVLLVPLYPHYAMSSYETVVVKVMEEQEAFFPNMKLTTLPPFYKNPEYVRVLSERIAESLEGFDYDHILFSYHGIPERHIRKSDPTRFHCKIDGKCCQTNSVAHNTCYRHQCFDTTESVKAYLNLPADKVSNSFQSRLPNDPWLKPYTDFEFERFPKEGIKNLAVITPAFVADCLETLEEIAMEGQHQFQEAGGKEYKHIPCLNESDTWVKVMANWIKDWQTTGALPA
- a CDS encoding MATE family efflux transporter; the encoded protein is MAKVSSEQLGSEPIGKLLVKQALPASIGILVMSLNILVDSIFVGNWIGSIAIAAINVVLPVSFFIGALGMAIGIGGASIISRALGADNHAKAIKTFGNQITLTLLITTVMVALGLYYIDVLIPAFGGKGTIFEPAKIYYTIVLYGVPFLALCMMGNTVIRAEGKPKFAMIAMIIPSVGNLLMDYIFIYIFDWGMEGAAWATTVGYVLCAAYVFYFFLSKKSELKLSPACFRLDLPIIKEIGSLGFVTLSRQATTSVVYLLMNNILFGLGGEAMVAVYAIIGRMLMFALFPVFGVTQGFLPIAGFNYGAKKYQRVRESINTAIKYASLLAAVVFIGLMSFPQEIASLFLSDRAGQSAHDLAANAYVLEHIPLAMRLVFAATPIIALQLIGAAYFQAIGKAVPALLLTLSRQGFFFIPLILILPNYMGELGVWLSFPVADVLATIVTGFYLRNEIKNTLVPEEA